Proteins encoded within one genomic window of Bacillota bacterium:
- a CDS encoding IscS subfamily cysteine desulfurase, translating into MSGRKIYMDHAATTPLREEVLSEMLPYLRECFGNPSSIYSMGREVRKALVRARERTAEALGASPEEVVFTSGGTESNNIAIRGALKHRGGTGHLIASGIEHPAVMDVFKELSTEGYDVTFLPVDRYGMIDIGELERALREDTVLISIMMANNEVGTLQPVEDVGKIAAERNIIFHTDAVQATGNIPVDVRKIDCDSLSLSAHKFNGPKGVGALYINRRLKVSPLYRGGGQEGRIRPGTENVPGIVGLGKALELSVQDLPSRMKELAELRDCLIRGLVALDEVDLNGHPTERLPGNVNVCFKYVEGEAILLGLDLQGVAVSSGSACASEDAEPSYVLRAMGLDHMSARGSIRFSLGRGNTPDDVEYVLGIVKPMLERFRKMSAAYIRPR; encoded by the coding sequence ATGAGTGGAAGGAAAATCTATATGGATCATGCGGCAACCACTCCCCTGAGGGAGGAAGTTCTGTCCGAGATGTTGCCTTACCTGCGTGAATGTTTTGGCAATCCCTCCAGCATTTACAGTATGGGGAGGGAAGTTCGCAAGGCCCTGGTCAGAGCGCGGGAAAGAACCGCGGAGGCCCTGGGGGCATCGCCGGAAGAGGTTGTTTTTACTTCCGGGGGTACCGAGTCAAACAATATTGCTATCCGCGGAGCATTGAAGCACAGGGGAGGGACAGGGCACTTGATTGCCTCCGGGATTGAACATCCGGCAGTCATGGATGTATTCAAGGAACTTTCCACCGAGGGGTATGATGTGACTTTTCTGCCTGTAGATCGGTACGGGATGATCGACATCGGTGAACTCGAACGGGCGCTGCGTGAAGATACTGTTTTGATTTCTATCATGATGGCCAACAATGAGGTAGGCACCTTGCAACCTGTTGAGGATGTGGGCAAGATTGCGGCAGAACGAAATATAATTTTTCATACCGATGCGGTGCAGGCGACGGGAAATATTCCTGTTGATGTCCGCAAGATAGATTGCGATTCTCTGTCGCTTTCGGCTCACAAGTTCAACGGGCCCAAGGGAGTGGGGGCTCTCTATATCAACCGCAGGCTGAAGGTGTCGCCGCTGTACAGGGGTGGCGGGCAGGAAGGCAGAATAAGGCCGGGAACCGAGAATGTGCCCGGCATCGTCGGCCTGGGCAAGGCTCTGGAGCTTTCCGTACAGGATCTGCCCTCAAGAATGAAAGAACTTGCGGAGTTGAGGGACTGTTTGATCAGGGGGCTGGTGGCCCTGGATGAGGTTGACCTCAACGGGCATCCTACCGAGCGTCTTCCCGGTAATGTCAATGTATGTTTCAAATACGTGGAAGGGGAGGCCATCCTGCTGGGGCTTGATCTGCAGGGGGTGGCTGTTTCCAGCGGTTCTGCTTGCGCTTCGGAGGATGCAGAACCATCGTATGTTTTGCGGGCCATGGGCCTGGATCACATGTCGGCACGGGGTTCGATAAGGTTTTCACTGGGCCGGGGAAACACGCCCGATGATGTTGAATATGTCCTTGGCATTGTCAAGCCGATGCTGGAAAGGTTCAGAAAGATGTCGGCGGCCTATATCCGGCCGCGGTAA
- a CDS encoding Rrf2 family transcriptional regulator codes for MRLSTRAEYGVRAMVVLALEFGYGPTPLRKIAQRERISYQYLEQIFPLLKKAELVESVRGRYGGYQLAREPSMISVGDIIRAVEGPIAPARCVARGIDREQPKYCKFPEDCVSRRVWVQLRDHIVIFVDSIFLEDMVNWSRERARMKMQ; via the coding sequence ATGCGTCTTTCCACAAGGGCAGAGTATGGTGTGCGGGCGATGGTGGTTCTGGCTCTTGAATTTGGTTATGGGCCGACCCCTTTGAGGAAAATTGCCCAAAGGGAAAGGATATCATATCAGTATCTTGAACAGATATTTCCGCTTTTGAAAAAAGCGGAACTTGTGGAAAGCGTGCGGGGAAGATACGGTGGGTATCAATTGGCCCGTGAACCATCGATGATCAGCGTCGGTGACATAATCAGGGCTGTGGAAGGCCCCATTGCGCCAGCCAGGTGCGTAGCCCGGGGGATAGACCGCGAGCAGCCAAAGTACTGTAAATTTCCGGAGGATTGTGTAAGCCGCAGGGTATGGGTCCAGCTACGCGACCATATTGTTATTTTTGTTGACAGTATTTTTCTGGAAGATATGGTGAACTGGAGTCGGGAAAGAGCGAGGATGAAAATGCAGTAA